The Thermoplasmata archaeon genome includes a window with the following:
- a CDS encoding protein-L-isoaspartate(D-aspartate) O-methyltransferase, whose amino-acid sequence MRDMENRREKLIEYLTKAGYLTKPEVIAAMKKVPRHLFVPPELQEYAYEDTPLHIYEGQTISAPHMVAMMLELLELEKGQRVLEVGTGTGYHAALAAELVGEQGHVYTIENNERMYKFAVDNLKKTGYSHTVTAIYADGSVGLKEHAPYDRIFLTCAAPKPPPPLFSQLKEEGILLIPVGGRFYQELYRYTKKGSQLEKENFGGCIFVPLTGQYGFRH is encoded by the coding sequence ATGAGGGACATGGAAAACAGACGTGAAAAACTGATAGAATATTTGACTAAAGCTGGCTATCTCACGAAGCCAGAGGTAATTGCAGCAATGAAGAAAGTGCCAAGGCATCTTTTTGTTCCACCAGAACTTCAGGAGTACGCCTACGAGGACACCCCTCTGCACATCTACGAGGGACAAACAATTTCGGCACCCCACATGGTTGCGATGATGCTAGAACTGCTAGAATTGGAAAAGGGACAAAGAGTATTGGAAGTAGGCACTGGCACAGGTTATCACGCCGCCCTTGCTGCAGAACTTGTTGGTGAGCAAGGCCATGTCTACACCATAGAAAACAACGAAAGAATGTATAAGTTTGCAGTGGACAATCTTAAAAAAACTGGCTACAGCCACACAGTAACTGCAATTTATGCTGATGGCTCTGTTGGCTTGAAAGAACATGCACCATATGACCGCATCTTCCTCACATGTGCCGCACCCAAGCCCCCTCCACCGCTGTTTTCACAACTCAAAGAGGAGGGCATCCTTTTGATTCCAGTTGGTGGACGGTTTTATCAGGAACTCTACCGTTACACTAAAAAGGGAAGCCAATTGGAAAAGGAGAACTTTGGCGGCTGCATTTTTGTCCCACTAACTGGGCAATACGGCTTCAGGCACTAA
- a CDS encoding MoxR family ATPase — translation MSKNYLERLKVYGCDEIEDVVLAGLVSGDPVLLVGTHGSAKTMLCENIAKALGLRFIAYDASKALFEDVLGYPDPFHIKEGKVRYVQTPISIQNREFVLIDEISRASYQMQSKWLEVIRSRRIMGENLENLKYVFAAMNPPGYPGTRPLDSALSGRFAYIVWMPEYGNLKKEHKEMVMRNISKDDALLLHKSVGLEEDVKLVEFLEKAREIAHDVESNNGEQIENFVNMLEKRLKERNYMLDGRRAGMIRRSLICIASVKIAKGNEKEEAIRDAVLLTKYLLPYPVEDEMVSLDDVEIIVRETVLALYRKLPKRELLEDVQFSKLEQVIKMEGSLDKKYIALEKIYDLMSSNSQQINKRFLQLHANLFPSGFHQIWAAITTGENTNIISPVLANGWRLATGLPIDDRHYGRNPDYIGKIAEEIQIIANRRKGGA, via the coding sequence ATGAGCAAGAATTATTTAGAGAGATTGAAGGTTTACGGTTGTGATGAAATTGAGGATGTAGTGCTGGCAGGACTTGTGTCTGGTGATCCCGTACTCCTTGTTGGAACACATGGAAGCGCAAAAACGATGCTTTGTGAGAACATCGCTAAAGCATTAGGGTTGCGTTTCATAGCTTATGATGCATCCAAAGCCCTATTTGAAGATGTGCTTGGCTATCCGGACCCCTTCCACATAAAGGAGGGAAAAGTGAGGTATGTCCAAACCCCAATCTCAATCCAAAACAGGGAGTTCGTACTCATTGACGAGATTTCCAGAGCTAGTTATCAGATGCAGAGCAAATGGCTTGAAGTTATTCGGTCCAGACGAATTATGGGTGAAAACTTAGAAAATTTGAAATACGTATTTGCAGCTATGAATCCGCCCGGCTATCCTGGAACTAGACCGTTGGATAGTGCACTTTCTGGCAGGTTTGCATACATCGTCTGGATGCCAGAGTATGGAAACTTGAAAAAAGAACACAAGGAAATGGTGATGCGGAACATTTCGAAGGACGATGCATTGTTGCTGCACAAAAGTGTGGGCTTGGAGGAGGATGTAAAACTCGTAGAGTTTTTAGAGAAGGCAAGAGAGATCGCGCATGATGTTGAGAGTAACAACGGTGAACAAATCGAGAATTTTGTGAATATGCTGGAGAAACGCTTGAAAGAAAGAAACTATATGTTGGACGGAAGGAGGGCTGGAATGATTCGAAGAAGTCTTATCTGCATTGCAAGTGTGAAAATCGCAAAAGGGAATGAAAAAGAAGAAGCAATTAGAGACGCAGTTCTCCTTACAAAATATTTGCTACCTTATCCAGTGGAGGATGAAATGGTATCTTTAGACGATGTTGAAATCATAGTCCGAGAGACCGTTCTGGCTCTATATAGAAAACTGCCAAAGCGAGAGTTACTTGAAGATGTACAATTCTCAAAACTCGAGCAAGTAATTAAAATGGAGGGCTCGCTCGATAAAAAATATATCGCTCTTGAAAAGATATATGACCTCATGAGTAGCAATTCTCAACAAATAAACAAGAGGTTTTTGCAGCTCCATGCGAACTTATTTCCATCGGGTTTCCACCAGATCTGGGCTGCAATTACAACTGGAGAGAATACTAACATCATCTCGCCTGTTTTGGCAAATGGATGGAGACTTGCAACTGGACTGCCGATAGATGATAGACATTACGGAAGGAACCCTGATTATATTGGAAAAATAGCAGAAGAAATCCAAATAATAGCAAATAGAAGAAAAGGAGGTGCATAA
- a CDS encoding mechanosensitive ion channel, whose amino-acid sequence MNIQTYLPYLIGVLFLAVGVLWAQTYIRRYFRFAAGKERKYIDPNTVIVIGDYIRLYLFIFVAIASTYILSIPSETFRELWIVMVEYGPSTIAILTVIATATILLQITHRYTDYITGNLHIKPKTVVSQKNAYMLNLLMKYTILIIAVAFVLILILTIIGRRESVFVAFAEFFTLNAIYIAMMIVIVIVVFIVDEGLGMFLEDLKTHTKTFTPQIISLLRGGLQYGLYSLAWLLIIYVLLMMIKMEGLGTIVITIYFVILIFILIIFIATTIRHASAGIVLMAINPFSKGDNIKVGDVEGEVVETNLFVTKVKDVHEEILTIPNTQLIAQTVHNFSRVKKYGISIKLEIDFSVPHQKVASVLIDAAKNTLGIVKDPEPFVRALEIRGKKILYELVAFTKGNTDEEMIRADLINKVQEAILASDLKACFAVNTNEGHGKQT is encoded by the coding sequence ATGAACATTCAGACCTATCTTCCCTACCTCATCGGGGTTCTCTTCCTTGCTGTCGGGGTGCTCTGGGCGCAGACATACATCCGCAGATACTTCAGATTTGCTGCGGGCAAGGAACGCAAGTACATTGACCCGAACACAGTAATTGTAATTGGGGACTACATCCGGCTCTATCTATTCATTTTTGTCGCTATTGCATCTACTTACATTCTCTCCATTCCCTCAGAGACCTTTAGAGAGCTCTGGATTGTCATGGTAGAATATGGGCCATCAACCATTGCTATTCTCACAGTGATAGCTACAGCCACAATCTTGCTTCAAATCACCCACCGATACACTGACTACATTACAGGCAACCTTCACATCAAACCGAAAACAGTTGTAAGCCAGAAAAATGCGTACATGCTTAACCTTTTGATGAAATATACAATTCTCATAATTGCCGTGGCTTTCGTTCTCATACTCATTCTTACAATAATTGGGAGGCGAGAGAGCGTTTTTGTTGCCTTTGCAGAATTTTTCACGCTAAATGCAATTTACATTGCAATGATGATTGTCATCGTAATCGTGGTTTTCATCGTTGATGAAGGCCTTGGAATGTTTCTCGAGGACCTCAAAACCCACACTAAAACCTTCACACCCCAGATAATCTCCCTCCTTAGAGGCGGCCTCCAGTACGGCCTCTATTCCCTCGCCTGGCTTCTCATAATCTATGTTCTTCTCATGATGATAAAAATGGAGGGGCTGGGCACCATAGTAATCACAATTTATTTCGTGATTCTCATCTTCATCCTCATAATTTTCATAGCAACCACAATCCGTCATGCCTCAGCAGGCATCGTGCTCATGGCAATCAATCCATTCTCAAAAGGAGACAATATCAAAGTAGGAGATGTTGAAGGTGAGGTGGTAGAAACCAACCTTTTCGTGACCAAGGTGAAGGATGTCCATGAAGAAATCCTCACAATTCCCAATACCCAGCTCATTGCCCAGACCGTTCACAATTTTTCAAGAGTGAAAAAATACGGCATCTCAATCAAACTTGAGATTGACTTCTCTGTTCCACACCAGAAGGTTGCGTCAGTTCTCATAGATGCTGCAAAAAACACACTTGGCATAGTCAAGGACCCAGAACCATTTGTTCGCGCTCTAGAAATTCGCGGCAAGAAAATTCTCTACGAACTTGTTGCCTTTACGAAGGGTAACACTGATGAAGAAATGATAAGGGCAGATCTAATAAACAAAGTTCAAGAGGCAATTCTCGCTTCAGACCTCAAAGCTTGTTTTGCGGTGAACACAAATGAGGGACATGGAAAACAGACGTGA